Proteins from a genomic interval of Poecile atricapillus isolate bPoeAtr1 chromosome 1, bPoeAtr1.hap1, whole genome shotgun sequence:
- the LOC131582423 gene encoding cobalamin binding intrinsic factor-like — MAYSIGVLLALASAMVTQGWGECQSSCSGIADRPVTLQGDKWVTHRAPADLPSVAEGCQATVTHHHLVQKLLQRMEESVKFDEPPNPSILLAMNLAGATHGHIHRRLLREIKKNAVERAQTDMTSGQVALHVLALLSSCQNPWRVHAMGKTIDLIRVLQQKTDEEMAKLEAEGIPKTTLYSVGLDALALCLADAGGAQGPSVALAKQVLSPESHLFVDTRAMVALALACVYNYVELQDVRDLLQEALWTVSNSFLDEQEKGNGMIGNIYSMGLALQVLEATRKFYAPRKWDCAQAFSVVFAHDYQQPMAIAQVLPALVGKSYLDVNGLDCAATQDMSTSQQLSLSPMLGTHGIPRAPIQVTYSITNELQGKPFHYSTTVTVPSGSTLLKVMKVAEEENPQIFSFQTEQTSWGPYVTSIHGLAGSTDNRTYWQFLSAGVPLDEGVGTYKPHDGEHIQAVFSTY, encoded by the exons ATGGCTTACAGCATCGGggtcctgctggccctggcaaGTGCCATGGTCACGCAGGGCTGGGGTGAGTGCCAGTCCTCCTGCAGTGGCATTGCAGACAGACCGGTGACACTGCAGGGGGACAAGTGGGTGACACACAGGGCTCCTGCTGACCTGCCCTCGGTGGCAGAAGGGTGCCAGGCTACAGTCACCCACCACCACCTGGtccagaagctgctgcagcGCATGGAGGAATCTGTCAAGTTTGATGAGCCACCGAATCCCAGCATCCTGCTGGCCATGAACCTGGCTGGAGCCACCCATGGCCACATCCACAGGCGGCTGCTCCGGGAGATAAAGAAGAACGCAGTGGAGAGAGCCCAGACAg ACATGACCTCGGGACAGGTGGCTCTGCACGTCCTCgccctcctctcctcctgccagaACCCCTGGCGTGTCCATGCCATGGGGAAGACCATTGACCTGATCCGTGTCCTGCAGCAGAAAACAGATGAGGAGATGGCCAAACTGg AGGCTGAGGGCATTCCCAAAACTACCCTGTACAGTGTGGGCCTGGACGCCCTGGCCCTGTGCCTGGCTGATGCGGGTGGTGCTCAGGGGCCATCGGTGGCCCTGGCCAAGCAGGTGCTGAGCCCTGAGAGCCACCTGTTCGTGG ACACCCGGGCCATGGTGGCACTGGCGCTGGCCTGCGTCTACAACTATGTGGAGCTCCAGGACGTGCGGGATCTGCTCCAGGAGGCACTTTGGACAGTGAGCAACAGCTTCCTGGATgagcaggagaaagggaatGGCATGATTGGAAATATCTACAGCATGGGGCTGGCCCTGCAG GTGCTGGAGGCCACAAGGAAGTTTTACGCCCCACGGAAGTGGGACTGTGCCCAGGCCTTCTCCGTGGTGTTTGCCCACGACTACCAGCAGCCCATGGCCATCGCCCAGGTGTTGCCAGCCCTGGTGGGCAAGTCCTACCTTGATGTGAATGGCCTGGACTGCGCTGCCACCCAAGATATGTCCACAAGCCAACAGTTGTCCCTGTCTCCAATGCTGGGGACACACGGCATTCCCAGAG cccccaTCCAGGTGACTTACTCCATCACCAATGAGCTCCAGGGAAAACCCTTCCACTACTCAACCACAGTGACAGTCCCAAGTGGCTCCACTCTTCTCAAGGTGATGAAGGTGGCAGAAGAGGAGAACCCCCAAATATTTAG cttccagaCAGAACAGACATCCTGGGGTCCCTATGTGACCTCCATCCAtgggctggctggcagcacGGATAACAGGACCTACTGGCAGTTCCTCAGTGCTGGGGTCCCCCTCGATGAAG GGGTCGGAACCTACAAACCACACGACGGGGAGCACATCCAGGCTGTCTTCAGCACCTACTGA